A window of the Eleutherodactylus coqui strain aEleCoq1 chromosome 8, aEleCoq1.hap1, whole genome shotgun sequence genome harbors these coding sequences:
- the LOC136577122 gene encoding ADP-ribosylhydrolase ARH1-like, with product MESKPPSRDLYVAAMLLSGAGDALGYRKQLWEYCKSGPQIHRELQELGGLQNIAVSLPDWPVSDDTVLHLATGESLATGKLSEELYQELAARYVSAMTDMEGRKPGPTSILGTSQLRPGEPGGYKIPFNPSATGCGAAMRSMCIGLRFPHPSELSLLVAVSVESGKMTHNHPTGYLGSLAAALFTSLSVQRVPLEQWGSILLETLPLALEYLRSTDSDVQRHADEWDYFRQSWERYLSQRGLLQGAGPAVFPSPYGPAERDVEYGRWSLDGWPGRSGHDAPMIAYDALLGARGSWEELCSRSMFHGGDSDSTGVIAGCCWGALYGLTGVPKGNHSQLEYRGRMEVVAASLHMLAWGETTGGL from the exons ATGGAGAGCAA GCCGCCGTCACGTGACCTGTACGTAGCCGCCATGTTGCTGAGCGGTGCCGGAGACGCTCTGGGCTACAGGAAGCAGCTGTGGGAATACTGTAAGTCCGGGCCGCAGATTCACAGGGAGCTGCAGGAGCTGGGGGGCCTCCAGAACATCGCCGTGTCCCTCCCAGACTGGCCGGTCAGTGACGACACCGTGCTCCACCTGGCCACGGGCGAGAGCCTGGCAACAG GGAAGCTGAGCGAGGAGCTGTACCAGGAGCTGGCGGCCAGATATGTGTCCGCCATGACCGACATGGAAGGAAGGAAGCCGGGGCCCACCAGCATTCTGG GAACCTCCCAGCTGCGCCCCGGGGAACCTGGCGGCTATAAGATCCCCTTTAACCCCTCGGCGACTGGCTGCGGAGCAGCGATGAGGTCCATGTGTATAGGGCTGAG GTTCCCCCATCCGTCTGAGCTGTCTCTTCTGGTCGCAGTCAGCGTGGAGAGCGGGAAAATGACGCACAACCATCCGACAG GGTATCTGGGCTCTCTGGCCGCGGCTCTCTTCACGTCCCTGTCCGTTCAGAGGGTCCCCCTAGAACAGTGGGGGTCCATCCTGCTAGAGACGCTCCCGCTGGCACTGGAGTATCTGCGCTCTACGGACAGCGATGTGCAGCGGCACGCAGACGAGTGGGATTATTTCCGGCAGTCCTGGGAGAG gtaCCTGTCGCAGAGGGGTCTTCTGCAGGGGGCCGGGCCGGCAGTCTTCCCATCTCCTTATGGCCCCGCAGAGAGGGATGTGGAGTACGGCCGCTGGAGTCTAGACGGCTGGCCGGGGAGGAGCGGTCACGATGCCCCTATGATCGCCTATGATGCTCTGCTGGGGGCCCGGGGCTCCTGGGAGGAGCTGTGCAGCCGCTCCATGTTCCATGGAG GTGACAGTGACTCCACAGGGGTTATTGCCGgctgctgctggggggcgctATACGGACTAACAGGGGTCCCCAAAGGAAACCACAGTCAGCTGGAGTACCGGGGGAGGATGGAGGTGGTGGCGGCCTCCCTGCACATGCTGGCCTGGGGGGAGACCACCGGAGGTCTCTGA
- the LOC136577124 gene encoding WD repeat-containing protein 5B-like yields the protein MLVTPKLRVAATRSSSQLITPDVIVEESIPEPSTEGELHLEREIDCGEEVMSCRFNPSGTLLAVGLVTGTIKVYSMPDGSWVHTLRDDQSIVQRLPVTALRFHPARPSSKGDLLLAAYAGGQVKFWHISTQSCTRSLTEDRQTLAATFSPSGRHFLTAGSSDKILVYDTETMMCVNICQPSPSLSVMDGHRSRVFGLTFHPLSDEGFISGGWDDTVQFWDIRQKHSLRRISGPHVCGDALAIDPGTQQILIGSWRKEENLQIWDSQTGQKIHTVPDDYRGPSRVYGCRWLGASHMIAAGSDINTCRVIDRNSLLTRGSLVDLPAGVYSLDVSSSGSSVAPLLAVTSSHRVFLLRPTGSAFSSPST from the exons ATGCTGGTGACCCCGAAACTTCGTGTGGCTGCAACTCGTTCCTCCAGCCAACTGATAACACCAGATGTCATCGTAGAAGAATCCATCCCAGAGCCAAGTACAGAGGGAGAGCTGCATCTGGAGAGAGAGAT TGACTGTGGAGAGGAGGTGATGAGCTGTAGATTTAACCCCTCAGGAACCCTGCTTGCTGTTGGCCTTGTCACCGGGACCATAAAG GTGTACTCCATGCCTGATGGGAGCTGGGTCCACACCCTTAGGGATGACCAGTCAATAGTCCAACGCCTGCCTGTGACTGCTCTGAGGTTTCACCCCGCCAGACCCTCCTCCAAGGGGGACCTGCTGCTGGCAGCAT ATGCCGGCGGTCAGGTGAAGTTCTGGCATATTTCCACCCAGAGCTGCACCCGCTCCCTGACAGAAGACAGACAGACCCTCGCCGCCACCTTCAGCCCATCCGGCCGCCACTTCCTTACAGCAGGGTCCAGCGACAAAATCCTTGTATACGACACTGAAACCATGATGTGTGTGAACATCTGCCAGCCCAG CCCCTCTCTGTCTGTGATGGACGGGCATCGCTCCCGGGTCTTCGGACTTACCTTCCACCCCTTAAGTGATGAGGGTTTTATATCCGGCGGCTGGGATGACACCGTGCAG TTCTGGGACATCAGACAGAAGCATTCCTTAAG gAGGATCTCTGGACCTCACGTGTGTGGCGACGCTCTGGCCATCGATCCGGGCACACAGCAGATCCTGATTGGCTCGTGGCGGAAGGAGGAGAATCTGCAG ATTTGGGATTCTCAAACTGGACAGAAAATCCATACTGTGCCCGATGACTACCGAGGACCGTCCAGG GTCTACGGCTGTCGCTGGTTGGGCGCGAGTCACATGATCGCGGCAGGAAGTGACATTAACACATGCAGAGTCATCGACCGGAACTCCTTGCTG ACCCGCGGGAGCCTGGTTGACCTGCCCGCTGGAGTCTACAGTCTGGATGTCTCGTCCTCCGGCTCATCCGTCGCCCCTCTTCTTGCCGTTACCTCAAGTCACAGAGTCTTCCTGCTGCGTCCGACAGGGAGCGCCTTCTCCAGCCCCTCCACATAA